GCATATGCTGACAGTCAGTGAAATTGCAGAGGTAGAGAATGTGTCCATATCCGCTGTGAAAAAGTGGAGGAAGGGAGCAAAGGAAAAGGTTCGAGGGATATTGGACATTAACGGGTGAATAATATGTTTGCTCAAGGGTTATAAGAAAATGGAGATTTAATGCAACCTAAAAAAGGGCCAGCGTTTTTGGCCCATTTGAAATATCTTAGTTAATCGTTACTTCTTTCACAACCGCCATTTCCCTGCCAAATCGGTCACCGTGATCGACGAACCCCAGACTCGCGTATAAGCGGTGAGCACCATGGTTTTCAGGATGATATCCTACTATGATTTTATTTATACCATAGGTTTCTACCATTTCATTCATCATCAGATCTGTTGCGGCTTTTCCGATCCCTTTGCCTTGATAATTTTTATCCACCATGATTCTGTAAACCCAATAAGCATCCAGTTCTTCAGGTACAGAGTTGAACATTAAAAACCCGACGATTTTATCTTCAAAATAAATGGCGAATGGTTTTAAGGTAGTTTCGAATTTCGATTGAGCAATCGAAATGGCATTAGACTCAATAAATTCCTGTTGCTCCAGGGAAAGTTCCAGTTGACAACATTCGTACCAATTTTCTGCGTTTAATTCTGCGATTTTCACTTGATTCTTCTTCAAGTATGTTCCCCTTTCAATCTATGAAGATCATGTATTTCAGACCCTAGAATCATACCATAAATTCCAAGAAATAAGGAGTGTATTTTCATTTTTAAAAATAAACAGAAAATTCTCCACCTGACATTAACTCTTGGATAAACGAAGAAACCGCGGATACGCAGCAATGGCAATCAAGCCACCAGCTACTCCGGCCAAGACCATAATCAAAATATTGAATAAAACATCTAAAGTATCTCCACCCTCTAGAATAATCTCCTTATATCCTTCAATTGCCCAGTATTGAGGCAGTACCTTACTGATTGTTTGCATGAACTCCGGCATCAATTCGACGGGTAACCACAATCCCCCAAGCATTGCGCCACCAAGAGCTATGATCTGGGTAAGGGCAATACCCATATTTTCCGTTTTCACGAGTACGGCGAGTGCCATGCCCCAACCGGTTACGATAAACGCCAAAGAAAGTGATAAAATAATCAGTCCAAGGGGATCCCCTAAAGGAAGGTCATACACAACGACGCCAAATCCAAATAATACAGCAATCTGAATCAACACGATCACCATGAAAGGAATCCATTTCCCGATAAAATAGCTCATGATTGGAAGTGGTGTACTGGCAATCCTCGCAACCATCCCTTTGTCCCGATCCTTCACTAGTCCGATGACCATTGAAATCATAATATAAAAAGCGAACATGA
The DNA window shown above is from Rossellomorea vietnamensis and carries:
- a CDS encoding GNAT family N-acetyltransferase — translated: MKKNQVKIAELNAENWYECCQLELSLEQQEFIESNAISIAQSKFETTLKPFAIYFEDKIVGFLMFNSVPEELDAYWVYRIMVDKNYQGKGIGKAATDLMMNEMVETYGINKIIVGYHPENHGAHRLYASLGFVDHGDRFGREMAVVKEVTIN
- a CDS encoding ABC transporter permease, with the protein product MWAIAKMELKKNIQDKGLWFWTFILPIVFIIAFVSIFSGDENTSYKEVVTQIIPGYTIMFAFYIMISMVIGLVKDRDKGMVARIASTPLPIMSYFIGKWIPFMVIVLIQIAVLFGFGVVVYDLPLGDPLGLIILSLSLAFIVTGWGMALAVLVKTENMGIALTQIIALGGAMLGGLWLPVELMPEFMQTISKVLPQYWAIEGYKEIILEGGDTLDVLFNILIMVLAGVAGGLIAIAAYPRFLRLSKS